CCATCGTGACGCTCAAAGTAAAGCTGCATCCCTTTCTGGAAATTCGCTTCGCCGAGCAGCGTGTGCAGCATACGGATCACTTCTGAACCCTTTTCGTACACGGTCAGGGTGTAGAAGTTGTTCATCTCGATAACCATATCCGGGCGGATCGGGTGCGCCATTGGGCTGGCGTCTTCAGCGAACTGCATCCCGCGCATGGTGCGGACGTTACTGATGCGGTTTACCGCACGCGAACCGAGATCTGAGCTGAACTCCTGATCGCGGAACACCGTTAAGCCTTCTTTCAGGCTCAGCTGGAACCAGTCGCGGCAGGTCACGCGGTTACCGGTCCAGTTATGGAAATATTCATGGCCGATCACGCGTTCGATATCGAGATAATCTTTATCGGTAGCGGTATCGGTGCGCGCCAGAACGTATTTGGAGTTAAAAACGTTCAGACCTTTGTTTTCCATCGCACCCATGTTGAAGAAGTCGACGGCGACAATCATATAGATGTCGAGATCGTATTCGAGACCGAAACGGTCTTCGTCCCACTTCATGGAATTCTGCAGCGAGGTCATCGCCCACGGGGCGCGATCCAGATTGCCGCGATCGACGAACAGTTCCAGCGCGACTTCACGACCCGAACGGGTGATGTATTTGTCACGCAGTACGTCGAAATCACCGGCCACTAATGCAAACAGGTAGCACGGTTTCGGGAACGGATCCTGCCACTGTACCCAGTGACGGCCGTTTTCCAGGTCGCCCTGCGCAACGCGGTTACCATTGGAGAGCAGGTAGGGATATTTGGTTTTATCGGCGATGATTTTAGTGGTAAAACGCGCCAGCACGTCCGGGCGGTCCAGATACCAGGTGATGTGGCGGAACCCTTCCGCTTCACACTGCGTACAAAGCGCTTCACCCGACTGATACAGGCCTTCCAGCGCGGTGTTTGCCGCCGGGCTGATTTCATTCACGATGCGCAGCGTGAAACGCTCCGGCAGCCCGTTAATCACCAGCTGATTATTTTCTTCTTTATAATCACTCCACGGCTGGTCGTTCACGTGCAGTGAAATCAGGGTTAAATCTTCACCATTGAGGCGCAGCGGCGTGGCAGACGCAGCGTGACGAGTCATCTGGCTTTCTGCAGTCACGATGGTTTTTGCGGCATCCAGGTCAAAGGTCAGGCCGATATCGCTGATCAGGTATTCCGGCGCACGGTAGTCGTGGCGGTATTTGGCTTGGGGCTGTTGTGTCATAAAAAACCTTTAGCATCTTTTGTAAAGTGTCCGGTCCAGTCTATTCCTGTTGTCACGTTCACGCTACGCAGAATGTTCATCTTTTCAGGGGCAAACACGCAAATTGCTACATATTGATAACACGCGGCACGTTTTGCCCTCGACCCGTCAGACACCTTGTGTTGTGATCGGGGTTCAATAAATCGATAAACAAGGTATACTCCTGCGGTTTCAGCCGTTGTTTATTGTACTAAACGCTCCTTTATGAGGATGCTATTGCGCACCATGACACAATTCGCTTCCCCTGTTCTGCAGACTCTGCTTGATACAGATGCTTATAAGCTGCATATGCAGCAGGCCGTCTTCCATCATTATTATGATGTCCAAGTGGCTGCAGAATTTCGCTGCCGCGGTGATGACCTGCTCGGTATTTATGCTGACGCCATCCGCGAACAAGTCGAAGCGATGCAGTCGCTGCGACTGCAGGACGACGAGTTTCAGTGGTTGTCCGGCCTGCCGTTCTTAAAGCAGGACTACCTCGACTGGCTGCGCGATTTTCGCTACAACCCCCAGCAGGTCATCATTCGTAACGATAATGGCAAATTAAACATTCGCCTCGAAGGCCCGTGGCGTGAAGTCATCATGTGGGAAGTTCCGCTGTTGGCCGTCATTAGCGAGCTGGTTCATCGCTATCGTTCCCCCGAAGCCAGCGTTGAGCTGGCGCTTGAGACACTGGAACGTAAGCTGGTTGATTTCAATCACCTTACCCAGGATATGGATATGTCTGGCTTCCGCCTGATGGACTTCGGCACCCGCCGTCGTTTCTCTCGTGAAGTACAGCAGGCGATTGTCGAACGTCTTCAGCAGGAGTCGTGGTTTGTCGGCACCAGTAATTATGATCTGGCGCGCCGTCTGTCACTGACCCCGATGGGCACTCAGGCACACGAATGGTTCCAGGCACATCAGCAAATCAGTCCTGACCTGGCGACCAGCCAGCGCGTGGCGTTGGCTGCCTGGCTTGAAGAATATCCGGACCAGCTGCGGATTGCCCTCACCGACTGCATCACCATGGACGCTTTCCTGCGTGACTTCGGCCCGGAGTTTGCCGAACGTTATCAGGGGCTGCGTCATGACTCCGGGGATCCGGTGGAATGGGGTGAAAAAGCCATCGCGCATTATCAGAAGCTCGGTATTGATCCGATGAGCAAAGTGCTGGTGTTCTCCGATAATCTCGACCTGAAAAAGGCCGTTGATTTGTATCGCCACTTCTCGTCGCGGGTGAATCTGAGCTTCGGGATAGGCACGCGGCTGACCTGCGATATCCCTCAGGTGAAACCGCTGAATATCGTGATAAAACTGGTGGAATGTAACGGCAAGCCGGTGGCCAAACTGTCCGATAGCCCAGGCAAAACCATCTGCCACGATAAGGCGTTTGTTCGCGCTTTACGCAAAGCCTTCGACCTTCCCCAGGTCAAAAAGGCCAGTTAATCAGCAAAAGGGAGCCTCAAAGGCTCCCTTCTTCTTATTATTTTCTCAATTCTCCCCGTCTCGCTACGAATTCCTCTTGTCTGATGAAAGATGACAGGTAACATAGGGATCCCCCTTAATTAAGGGCGGAAAGAGATAACTTTATTCTGGACTACTAACAGAGAGATTAATATGAGCGTTGTGCCTGTAGCCGACGTACTCCAGGGCCGCGTAGCCGTTGACAGCGAAGTCACCGTGCGCGGATGGGTGCGTACCCGTCGAGATTCAAAAGCTGGCTTTTCCTTCCTCGCCGTCTATGACGGTTCCTGCTTTGATCCTGTACAGGCCGTCGTCAATAATTCTCTGCCCAATTACGATCAGGAAGTGTTACGCCTGACGACCGGCTGTTCCGTGATTATCACCGGTAAAGTGGTGGCATCTCAGGGTCAGGGTCAGAGTTTTGAAATTCAGGCGTCTCACGTTGAAGTGACTGGCTGGGTTGAAGATCCGGATACCTATCCAATGGCGGCCAAACGCCACAGCATCGAATACCTGCGTGAAGTTGCGCACCTGCGTCCGCGTACCAACCTGATTGGTGCCGTCGCCCGTGTGCGTCACACTCTGGCGCAAGCGCTGCACCGCTTCTTCCACGAGCAGGGCTATTTCTGGGTATCTACCCCACTCATCACCGCTTCTGATACTGAAGGCGCGGGTGAGATGTTCCGCGTTTCTACGCTGGATATGGAAAACCTGCCGCGTAACGATCAGGGCAAAGTCGATTACGACAAAGACTTCTTTGGTCGTGAAGCGTTCCTGACCGTTTCCGGTCAGCTGAACGGCGAAACTTATGCCTGTGCGCTGTCCAAGATTTACACCTTCGGCCCAACCTTCCGTGCTGAAAACTCAAACACCAGCCGCCACCTGGCGGAATTCTGGATGCTTGAGCCGGAAGTGGCCTTTGCCGACCTGGAAGATAACGCCGCACTCGCTGAAGCCATGCTGAAGTATGTCTTCAAAGCGGTGCTGGAAGAACGTGCCGATGACATGAAATTCTTCGCCGAGCGCGTTGATAAAGATGCCGTCAGCCGTCTGGAGCGTTTTGTTGAAGCAGACTTCGCCCAGGTGGATTACACCGACGCGATCACCATTCTGGAAAACTGCGGTCAGACCTTCGAGAACCCGGTCTTCTGGGGCGTGGATCTCTCATCCGAGCACGAACGTTACCTGGCTGAGAAACACTTCCAGGCTCCGGTTGTTGTGAAAAACTACCCGAAAGACATTAAGGCATTCTATATGCGCCTTAATGACGACGGTAAAACCGTTGCGGCAATGGACGTTCTGGCTCCAGGCATCGGTGAAATCATCGGTGGCTCCCAGCGTGAAGAGCGTCTGGACGTGCTTGATGCGCGTCTGGCTGAGATGGGTCTGAATAAAGAAGACTACAGCTGGTACCGCGATCTGCGTCGCTACGGTACTGTGCCTCACTCCGGCTTCGGTCTTGGTTTTGAGCGTCTGATTGCCTACGTGACCGGCGTTCAGAACGTTCGTGACGTGATTGCGTTCCCGCGTACTCCGCGTAACGCCAGCTTCTAAGTTTTCCCTTC
This DNA window, taken from Scandinavium goeteborgense, encodes the following:
- the pncB gene encoding nicotinate phosphoribosyltransferase, which produces MTQFASPVLQTLLDTDAYKLHMQQAVFHHYYDVQVAAEFRCRGDDLLGIYADAIREQVEAMQSLRLQDDEFQWLSGLPFLKQDYLDWLRDFRYNPQQVIIRNDNGKLNIRLEGPWREVIMWEVPLLAVISELVHRYRSPEASVELALETLERKLVDFNHLTQDMDMSGFRLMDFGTRRRFSREVQQAIVERLQQESWFVGTSNYDLARRLSLTPMGTQAHEWFQAHQQISPDLATSQRVALAAWLEEYPDQLRIALTDCITMDAFLRDFGPEFAERYQGLRHDSGDPVEWGEKAIAHYQKLGIDPMSKVLVFSDNLDLKKAVDLYRHFSSRVNLSFGIGTRLTCDIPQVKPLNIVIKLVECNGKPVAKLSDSPGKTICHDKAFVRALRKAFDLPQVKKAS
- the asnS gene encoding asparagine--tRNA ligase; the encoded protein is MSVVPVADVLQGRVAVDSEVTVRGWVRTRRDSKAGFSFLAVYDGSCFDPVQAVVNNSLPNYDQEVLRLTTGCSVIITGKVVASQGQGQSFEIQASHVEVTGWVEDPDTYPMAAKRHSIEYLREVAHLRPRTNLIGAVARVRHTLAQALHRFFHEQGYFWVSTPLITASDTEGAGEMFRVSTLDMENLPRNDQGKVDYDKDFFGREAFLTVSGQLNGETYACALSKIYTFGPTFRAENSNTSRHLAEFWMLEPEVAFADLEDNAALAEAMLKYVFKAVLEERADDMKFFAERVDKDAVSRLERFVEADFAQVDYTDAITILENCGQTFENPVFWGVDLSSEHERYLAEKHFQAPVVVKNYPKDIKAFYMRLNDDGKTVAAMDVLAPGIGEIIGGSQREERLDVLDARLAEMGLNKEDYSWYRDLRRYGTVPHSGFGLGFERLIAYVTGVQNVRDVIAFPRTPRNASF